One genomic segment of Mytilus galloprovincialis chromosome 5, xbMytGall1.hap1.1, whole genome shotgun sequence includes these proteins:
- the LOC143075004 gene encoding epidermal differentiation-specific protein-like, which produces MKTLPKITIYEHANFKGKSKTLTEGHVNLTDEGLNDCISSVIVDSGVWILYQHCNYKGSICVVMEGDRMNLVGCNKDEDTLFYNFNDTVSSLKPLDIDITEDPKCTLYVHDFKGNSLMLTDDLLDLRTKNMNDTVSSIRVHNGIWVGYEDVNFGGKQTLYLPGDHMMKATDGEYNNDTLSSIRALKSKKKKKEPKITLYEHANFKGRSKTFTAAHPDMEDAGFFDCASSVIVEGGVWVLYQYRRYRGHICVVIEGDRTNLVAGKRDKDTRFQCFNDTVSSLKPLDFDCTEEPKCTVYEHDFSGRALQFTEDILDLRWYKMNDKASSIRVHSGAWVGFEGVNFDGKMTLYLPGDHNSRATDGIYRNDTLSSLRALQIKPCFPIIVDGIDYHMDRGSCEEEMVDIFSWTQKNNTDVKQKLSVSKEKTVKTEDSYEFRWEKGTKVSAEVSFETSIPFTSMNTSMKLGAESFYNIGSNERKKTGKTETWTVHYPSEIPSKSTITLTSSLRKGKMDVPYTASFHQGDKKWTEKGTFHGINYFGFQTEFKQT; this is translated from the exons ATGAAGACGCTACCAAAG ATCACCATATATGAACATGCAAATTTTAAGGGAAAGTCTAAAACACTTACGGAGGGTCATGTCAACTTGACGGATGAAGGATTGAACGACTGTATATCAAGTGTCATTGTAGATAGTGGAGT ATGGATATTGTATCAACACTGCAACTATAAAGGAAGTATTTGTGTAGTGATGGAAGGAGACAGAATGAACCTTGTGGGCTGTAATAAAGATGAAGACAcccttttttataactttaatgaCACAGTATCATCATTAAAGCCACTAGATATC gaTATAACTGAGGATCCAAAGTGTACTCTTTACGTTCATGATTTTAAAGGAAATTCATTAATGTTGACAGATGATCTTCTAGACCTACGAACCAAAAATATGAACGATACAGTTTCTTCTATCAGGGTACACAATGGAAT ATGGGTTGGATATGAAGATGTAAATTTCGGTGGTAAACAGACACTATACCTACCAGGAGACCATATGATGAAGGCCACAGATGGAGAATACAACAATGATACACTATCGTCCATTAGAGCActt aaatcaaagaaaaagaaaaaggaacCAAAG ATCACCTTGTATGAACATGCAAATTTTAAGGGGAGATCTAAAACATTCACGGCGGCTCATCCTGATATGGAAGATGCAGGATTCTTTGATTGCGCATCAAGTGTCATTGTAGAAGGTGGCGT ATGGGTTTTGTACCAATACCGTAGATATAGAGGACATATTTGTGTAGTAATTGAAGGAGACAGGACAAACCTCGTTGCTGGTAAAAGAGATAAAGACACAAGGTTTCAATGTTTCAACGATACTGTATCCTCATTAAAGCCATTAGATTTC GATTGCACTGAGGAACCAAAGTGTACCGTATATGAACACGATTTTTCAGGCCGTGCTTTACAGTTCACAGAAGACATTCTGGACTTAAGATGGTATAAAATGAACGACAAAGCATCATCTATCAGAGTGCATAGTGGAGC ATGGGTCGGATTTGAAGGTGTCAATTTTGATGGGAAAATGACACTGTATCTACCAGGTGACCACAACTCCAGAGCTACAGATGGAATCTACAGGAATGACACACTTTCGTCACTTAGAGCACTCCAAata AAACCATGCTTTCCAATTATTGTTGATGGCATTGATTACCATATGGATAGAGGATCATGTGAAGAAGAAATGGTAGATATATTTTCCTGGACGCAGAAAAACAACACCGATGTCAAACAGAAACTGTCTGTTTCAAAggaaaaaactgtcaaaactgAAGATTCATACGAATTTCGCTGGGAAAAAGGAACTAAGGTATCAG CTGAAGTTTCATTTGAAACTTCCATTCCTTTCACCTCCATGAACACATCTATGAAATTGGGTGCTGAATCATTCTACAACATTGGATCAAACGAAAGAAAGAAAACAGGAAAAACAGAAACCTGGACTGTTCATTACCCATCAGAAATACCTTCGAAATCTAC GATAACTTTGACATCCTCCCTTAGAAAAGGCAAGATGGATGTACCATACACTGCAAGTTTTCACCAAGGAGACAAAAAATGGACAGAAAAAGGCACCTTCCATGGGATTAACTACTTTGGCTTTCAGACAGAATTTAAGCAGACATGA